A single region of the Ancylobacter novellus DSM 506 genome encodes:
- a CDS encoding site-specific DNA-methyltransferase: MSCNPPVQPAVASIVSNAPIVPEEYRNLELLIRCIPIEHIKSYEHNPRTHSKHQIDLIFDSIRTFGFVSPVTIANDGTLIAGHARVIAAKSLGYTSIPAICLSHLTQAEQRALRIADNKIAERAGWNDKFLAEEFAFLTTDLSVDFDVAVTGFENPEIDGLIAGLDDDEASADERDVVPEVSWGSPVSQFGDRFDLDEHSIICGDSTDSGTFGELMGDERATVVSSDGPYNVAINGHVSSTGRHREFVAGVGEMDADAFTAFNASYLNNCLAYSVPGVLIYAFMDWRHMEEVLSAGRLAKLDLQNLCVWNKGSGGMGSFYRSQHELVFVFKEPSASHVNNVKLGKFGRNRTNVWNYPGASSLRKELELHPTPKPVALVADIIRDASNRGDVVLDPFSGSGTTIIAAASTGRRARVIELDPHYVDVAVRRWEEWSGGVARHSATGLTFAELAQRRRLSKERAAPKATRIRVRRSTTLIGEE, encoded by the coding sequence ATGAGCTGCAATCCCCCTGTTCAGCCCGCTGTCGCTTCGATCGTCTCCAATGCTCCAATCGTGCCGGAGGAATATCGGAACCTAGAACTTCTAATTAGATGTATTCCAATTGAGCACATCAAGTCCTACGAACACAATCCTCGTACGCATTCGAAGCACCAGATTGATCTCATTTTTGATTCAATCCGGACATTTGGATTCGTCTCTCCGGTTACAATCGCCAATGATGGGACGCTAATCGCGGGCCACGCGCGTGTAATCGCGGCAAAGTCGCTCGGCTACACCTCTATTCCCGCGATCTGTCTCAGTCATCTAACCCAAGCCGAGCAACGCGCGCTTCGCATTGCGGACAACAAAATTGCAGAGCGTGCCGGCTGGAACGATAAGTTCCTTGCCGAAGAGTTCGCCTTTCTAACCACCGATCTAAGCGTCGATTTTGATGTCGCGGTTACAGGCTTCGAAAACCCTGAAATCGATGGGCTTATTGCTGGTCTCGACGATGATGAAGCTTCCGCAGACGAGCGCGATGTTGTTCCCGAAGTCTCGTGGGGGAGCCCGGTCTCACAATTCGGCGACCGCTTCGATCTCGATGAACACAGCATTATTTGTGGTGACTCGACTGACTCTGGAACGTTCGGCGAGCTTATGGGCGACGAGCGCGCCACCGTGGTCAGCAGTGATGGGCCCTATAATGTCGCGATCAATGGGCATGTAAGCTCTACAGGTCGGCATCGAGAGTTCGTCGCTGGTGTCGGCGAGATGGACGCTGACGCCTTTACGGCTTTCAATGCAAGTTATCTCAACAACTGTCTAGCTTATAGTGTACCCGGTGTTCTCATCTATGCTTTCATGGATTGGAGGCATATGGAGGAAGTGCTTAGCGCGGGCAGGCTGGCGAAGCTGGATCTACAAAATCTCTGCGTGTGGAACAAAGGCTCGGGAGGGATGGGGTCTTTCTACCGCAGCCAGCATGAACTCGTTTTCGTGTTCAAAGAGCCCTCGGCCAGCCACGTCAATAATGTGAAGCTCGGCAAGTTTGGGCGCAACCGTACGAACGTCTGGAACTATCCCGGAGCCAGTAGTCTGCGCAAAGAACTTGAGCTTCATCCGACGCCTAAGCCGGTTGCGCTCGTCGCCGACATCATCCGTGACGCCTCCAATCGCGGCGATGTCGTCCTCGATCCATTCTCGGGCTCCGGCACCACGATCATCGCTGCTGCGAGCACCGGCCGTCGGGCCCGGGTGATTGAGCTCGACCCACACTACGTCGACGTCGCTGTCCGGCGGTGGGAGGAGTGGTCTGGAGGGGTAGCCCGCCACTCGGCAACGGGACTGACCTTTGCCGAGCTGGCCCAGCGTAGGCGTCTATCCAAGGAGCGTGCGGCCCCAAAGGCCACCCGCATTCGCGTTCGTCGCAGCACCACACTCATCGGTGAGGAGTGA
- a CDS encoding DUF5681 domain-containing protein encodes MATNNKPQQKIGEPQHESGKGSYRCPPVETRFKPGQSGNPGGRRKGSRNVSSVLDDVLGQEVTIQEGGKRKKVTVLKAVLLCLAREGLKGNIRAIDSLLDRAQRSESKSEATGTDDLPAEDNGIIERALDRQTRKSATTQRGPKNVKRDNGGGDDER; translated from the coding sequence ATGGCGACTAACAACAAGCCCCAGCAAAAGATCGGTGAGCCGCAGCATGAGAGCGGCAAGGGCAGCTATCGCTGCCCTCCCGTTGAGACCCGCTTTAAGCCTGGTCAAAGTGGAAACCCCGGAGGCCGAAGGAAGGGTAGTCGCAACGTCAGTAGTGTTCTCGATGATGTGCTTGGCCAAGAAGTCACGATCCAGGAGGGCGGCAAGCGCAAGAAGGTCACCGTACTCAAGGCCGTTCTTCTCTGTCTGGCTCGGGAAGGCCTGAAGGGGAATATCCGTGCCATCGACAGCCTCCTCGATCGTGCCCAGCGGAGCGAGAGCAAATCGGAAGCGACGGGCACAGATGATCTGCCGGCGGAGGATAACGGCATCATCGAGAGGGCGCTCGACCGTCAAACGCGTAAGTCAGCGACGACGCAGCGTGGCCCAAAGAACGTCAAGCGCGACAACGGGGGAGGGGACGATGAGAGATGA
- the terL gene encoding phage terminase large subunit, with the protein MRDEARLLRAFLRRDLCAFMEKVFAELEPGTVYQPNWHLEHLAYMLSRVASGEIRRLIINVPPRSGKSLLASVAFPMWWLGHDPTRRIICVSHTESLARKFSQDRRLVAECAWFWRAFPRFRLDGRGQRSLELITDLRGSIFAAGVGGAILGRGADLMIADDPLKGMDALSSAKRNSLNDFFDNTLVTRLNDKKTGAIIIIMQRLHEDDLVGHVLRKEGWEVVSLPAIATEAGSFALGSDPRDKYVRRIGEVLDANREPLEVLEALRRTQGSLIFSAQYQQNPIPAEGNLVRREWLRRYDRPPSFDRLVVSWDTASTLGEASDWSVGTVWGARGVDFYLIDVVRGRFESPELRRQILALHRRYEADATLIEDTELGRAMEQDLRSTGELRALKMRPRFDKEARFLAQSARFEAGQVHVPEEAPWLADYISELLAFPNGRHDDQVDSTSQALHYLTLSTARERELIRREIPRRSITRRS; encoded by the coding sequence ATGAGAGATGAAGCCCGTCTGCTCCGCGCTTTTCTTCGCCGAGATCTTTGTGCCTTTATGGAGAAGGTCTTCGCCGAGCTCGAACCTGGCACGGTCTATCAGCCGAACTGGCACCTTGAGCATCTCGCCTACATGCTGTCGCGGGTGGCGAGCGGCGAGATCCGACGGTTGATCATCAACGTGCCACCAAGGTCCGGGAAGTCGCTCCTCGCGAGCGTCGCCTTCCCCATGTGGTGGCTCGGTCATGATCCAACGAGGCGCATCATCTGCGTCTCACATACAGAGAGCCTGGCGAGGAAGTTCAGCCAGGATCGCCGCCTCGTCGCCGAGTGCGCCTGGTTCTGGCGGGCGTTTCCGCGCTTCCGGCTTGATGGCCGGGGGCAGCGGAGCCTGGAACTTATCACCGATCTCCGAGGGTCGATCTTCGCGGCGGGCGTCGGCGGCGCCATCCTGGGTCGCGGCGCGGATCTCATGATCGCGGACGATCCACTCAAGGGCATGGACGCGCTGTCGAGCGCCAAACGCAACAGCCTGAACGACTTCTTCGACAACACGCTTGTCACGCGCCTGAACGATAAGAAGACGGGCGCGATCATCATCATCATGCAACGCCTGCACGAGGACGACCTGGTCGGCCATGTCCTACGCAAGGAAGGGTGGGAGGTCGTCTCCCTCCCCGCCATCGCCACCGAAGCCGGCTCCTTCGCGTTAGGCTCTGACCCCAGGGACAAATATGTTCGCCGGATTGGGGAGGTACTGGACGCCAACCGAGAACCTCTCGAGGTGCTCGAGGCATTGCGCCGGACCCAGGGAAGTCTGATCTTCTCGGCGCAGTACCAACAAAACCCCATCCCCGCCGAGGGCAACCTCGTCCGCCGCGAGTGGCTGCGTCGCTATGACCGGCCACCTTCCTTCGACCGCCTGGTGGTCTCCTGGGACACCGCCTCCACCTTGGGAGAGGCCAGTGACTGGTCGGTAGGCACCGTATGGGGTGCACGCGGCGTCGACTTCTACCTGATCGATGTTGTGCGAGGGCGGTTTGAAAGCCCGGAGCTCCGGCGCCAGATACTCGCTCTCCACCGGCGCTACGAGGCCGACGCCACGTTAATCGAGGACACCGAGCTTGGCCGAGCCATGGAGCAAGATCTGCGCAGCACAGGCGAGTTGCGCGCCCTTAAAATGAGGCCCAGGTTCGATAAGGAGGCGCGTTTTCTCGCCCAGTCGGCACGGTTCGAAGCCGGGCAAGTGCACGTTCCTGAGGAAGCGCCATGGCTCGCTGATTACATCAGCGAACTGCTCGCCTTTCCGAACGGGCGTCACGACGATCAGGTCGACAGCACCTCGCAGGCGCTGCACTACCTCACTCTGAGCACCGCAAGGGAGCGAGAGCTGATCCGTCGGGAAATTCCTCGTCGGAGCATCACACGGCGAAGCTGA
- a CDS encoding helix-turn-helix domain-containing protein — translation MPSSFRSGRHKRLAELLERYRREADMKQADVAKRLGRHQPLITNMENGQRRIDVIELLELAEIIGFNPHDVLDELLKVPKGD, via the coding sequence ATGCCCAGCTCGTTTCGCTCCGGCCGCCATAAACGTCTCGCGGAACTGCTTGAGCGGTATCGGCGGGAGGCGGATATGAAGCAGGCCGATGTCGCGAAAAGGTTAGGGCGTCATCAGCCGCTCATCACCAATATGGAGAACGGTCAGCGTCGGATCGACGTGATCGAGCTTCTTGAGCTTGCAGAGATCATTGGCTTCAATCCCCACGATGTGCTGGATGAGCTGCTGAAGGTGCCGAAGGGCGATTGA
- a CDS encoding BrnA antitoxin family protein, with protein MSRPPIRRFSGSARDTAEAAFKSATTKPPATGERPKAPQLPGAKEMVSIRLDRDVLDHFQDDGPGWQDRINAALRKAAGL; from the coding sequence ATGAGTCGTCCTCCCATTCGCCGGTTCTCCGGTTCCGCTCGCGACACCGCTGAAGCTGCATTCAAATCCGCGACCACGAAGCCTCCAGCAACGGGCGAGCGCCCGAAGGCGCCCCAGTTGCCGGGTGCCAAGGAGATGGTGAGCATCCGGCTTGACCGGGATGTGCTTGATCATTTCCAAGACGATGGACCGGGCTGGCAGGATCGCATCAATGCTGCGCTCCGCAAGGCAGCGGGACTGTAG
- a CDS encoding plasmid pRiA4b ORF-3 family protein, protein MGCSTTITIEATAAADPAIDYPRYIDGERRAPPEDVGGIPGFEIFLEAIADPNQEEHEDLMRWYGAPFDPALIDEQLIRARIAKLARRRAIGKAAFASASSRCRSR, encoded by the coding sequence GTGGGTTGCTCCACAACGATCACGATCGAGGCGACCGCCGCGGCGGATCCCGCCATAGATTATCCTCGCTACATCGATGGTGAGCGCCGCGCGCCGCCCGAGGATGTCGGCGGTATTCCGGGCTTTGAAATCTTCCTCGAAGCCATCGCTGATCCGAACCAAGAGGAGCATGAAGACCTCATGCGCTGGTACGGTGCGCCATTCGATCCGGCTCTCATCGACGAGCAACTCATCCGCGCCCGCATCGCAAAGCTCGCCCGACGCCGCGCCATCGGAAAAGCCGCGTTCGCCAGCGCCAGCTCTCGTTGCCGGTCTCGATGA
- a CDS encoding SDR family NAD(P)-dependent oxidoreductase → MSNIASSVNEVEGKVALVTGAASGIGRAIAELLHARGAKVVAEDIDPAVEELKRDGLVAFVGDITVDGTAEKAVALAVETFGALDILVNNAGRILYKELVEMTRDDWNWQMDTNVTGAFLHSREAAKVMMTKKSGAIINIASYASYFAFPGIAAYTASKGALAQLTRTQALEAIQHGVRVNAIGVGDVVTNLLNHFMEDGRGFLAEHGAKAPIGRAADPAEIAEIVAFLASDRASFIVGSVVMADGGMSVAIG, encoded by the coding sequence ATGTCGAACATCGCATCGTCAGTGAATGAAGTTGAGGGCAAGGTCGCCCTCGTGACGGGGGCTGCCAGCGGCATCGGGCGCGCCATCGCAGAACTGCTACATGCCCGCGGCGCCAAAGTGGTGGCCGAGGACATCGATCCCGCCGTCGAAGAATTGAAGCGGGACGGGCTCGTGGCTTTTGTCGGCGATATTACCGTAGACGGCACGGCCGAAAAGGCGGTCGCGCTCGCCGTCGAGACCTTCGGCGCCCTAGACATCCTCGTGAACAATGCAGGCCGCATCCTCTACAAGGAACTCGTCGAGATGACGCGTGACGACTGGAACTGGCAGATGGATACGAATGTCACCGGCGCCTTCCTGCATTCGCGGGAGGCCGCGAAAGTGATGATGACGAAGAAATCGGGAGCGATCATCAATATCGCCTCCTACGCGTCCTATTTCGCCTTTCCGGGCATTGCGGCGTACACGGCATCGAAGGGCGCCCTGGCTCAATTGACCCGTACCCAGGCGCTTGAGGCAATTCAGCACGGAGTTCGCGTCAACGCGATCGGCGTTGGCGACGTGGTCACGAACCTCCTCAACCATTTCATGGAAGACGGCCGCGGCTTCCTCGCCGAGCACGGCGCCAAGGCGCCAATCGGCCGTGCGGCCGATCCCGCAGAGATTGCCGAGATTGTCGCCTTCCTCGCTTCGGACCGTGCGAGCTTCATCGTCGGCTCGGTAGTGATGGCCGATGGCGGCATGAGCGTCGCAATCGGGTAA
- a CDS encoding helix-turn-helix domain-containing protein, which translates to MTDKTSAEMLKTHIAGRLIADGGRHPSRDVIVQIFARNSVQESFIVPAVAEPLIVWILKGSATVEERDIGGNWLASDVKAGDFFLTDSDEPYELRWRSHDGLPFEVMHLYLGLPLLARATQEIYGTVSRLTLRDVSGVNDAELSPLIETLAREISGQTQPSALLLESVAQAVSIQLVRRYVDPQRSTVRRRSAIPAYRLRRVTDLMQQTLASEFDLGRYARAAGMSEAHFSRQFKRSTGLTPSKYFIGMRMTVARRLLRETDRSIILIGMDIGYSSPSHFSQVFRKETGVSPGDYRGR; encoded by the coding sequence GTGACCGACAAGACGTCAGCCGAGATGCTGAAGACACATATTGCTGGCCGTCTCATCGCTGACGGCGGCCGCCACCCGTCCAGGGACGTCATCGTCCAGATATTTGCGCGAAATTCCGTCCAGGAAAGCTTCATCGTGCCGGCAGTTGCCGAGCCCTTGATCGTGTGGATACTCAAGGGATCTGCGACGGTAGAGGAGCGCGACATCGGCGGCAACTGGCTTGCCAGCGACGTGAAGGCAGGTGACTTCTTCCTTACCGATTCCGACGAGCCCTATGAACTGCGCTGGCGATCCCACGACGGGCTGCCCTTCGAGGTGATGCACCTCTATCTCGGACTCCCGCTGCTCGCCCGCGCGACTCAGGAGATTTATGGAACGGTCAGCCGATTGACCCTGCGCGATGTGTCTGGGGTGAATGATGCTGAGTTGAGTCCGCTGATCGAGACGCTGGCACGCGAGATTTCGGGCCAGACTCAGCCGAGCGCGCTGCTACTTGAAAGCGTTGCGCAGGCTGTGTCGATCCAACTGGTGCGGCGCTACGTAGACCCTCAGCGCTCCACCGTGCGACGCCGGAGCGCCATTCCGGCCTATCGTCTGCGGCGAGTGACCGACCTGATGCAGCAGACCCTAGCGAGCGAGTTCGATCTCGGTCGTTATGCGCGCGCAGCGGGGATGAGCGAGGCCCATTTCAGCAGGCAATTCAAGCGGTCCACCGGGCTTACACCCTCGAAGTATTTCATCGGGATGCGGATGACGGTCGCGCGCCGACTCCTGCGTGAGACTGATCGGTCGATCATCTTGATTGGGATGGATATCGGCTATTCGAGTCCGAGCCATTTCTCACAGGTCTTTCGCAAGGAAACGGGCGTCTCCCCCGGAGACTATCGCGGCAGATAG
- a CDS encoding transposase encodes MGKATFTEDFKREAVVQITERGYPVAEVARETDLKAVYARHIGALFMFRICASKVA; translated from the coding sequence TTGGGCAAAGCGACCTTCACCGAGGACTTCAAGCGCGAGGCGGTCGTTCAGATCACCGAGCGGGGCTATCCGGTTGCGGAGGTGGCTCGCGAAACCGACCTCAAGGCGGTCTACGCCAGACACATCGGTGCGCTCTTCATGTTCAGGATCTGTGCTTCGAAAGTCGCATAA
- a CDS encoding LacI family DNA-binding transcriptional regulator — MPNQVIGEATLLHEFVFMLEILQPMGTWREGHRRMNTNSQPATSRDIARLAKVSQATVSRVLSGHPSVQPETRDRVLAAVRQLNYRPNGMARAMRTNRTGNIGVVVSRLANPLYPQMLQILGQHLAEAGLRMMVWSTSEADEMNALSAARESLVDGIIMTTATTNSSQLYDALKLNVPVVLINRVVEGWPCDQLSSDNYDGGRQVADYLVKAGRRRLGLIGGPAVASTIRDRLAGFRDGLASLGVALDPGCCVDAPMFSHQNGFAAASALLDLADAPDAIFCVNDVLALGACDAARTRGLNVPNDFWLVGYDDIEMSAWPAFDLTTVRQPLTRMTADAVSLLQDRITGVMREHSIKVLPNDLMVRGSTAGFRPAA, encoded by the coding sequence ATGCCGAATCAGGTGATCGGCGAAGCGACCCTCTTGCATGAATTCGTATTCATGCTAGAAATCCTACAACCAATGGGTACCTGGCGCGAAGGTCATCGTCGCATGAATACGAATTCACAACCCGCGACGAGCCGAGATATTGCCCGGCTCGCCAAGGTGTCTCAGGCCACGGTGTCTCGTGTGCTCTCTGGTCACCCCAGTGTGCAGCCCGAGACAAGGGACCGGGTGTTGGCCGCGGTCCGCCAGCTGAACTATCGGCCCAACGGAATGGCGCGAGCCATGCGGACCAATCGTACCGGCAATATAGGCGTGGTCGTCTCCCGCCTCGCCAATCCCCTTTATCCTCAAATGCTGCAGATTTTGGGTCAGCACCTGGCCGAGGCCGGCTTGCGAATGATGGTGTGGAGCACCTCGGAAGCTGATGAAATGAACGCGTTGTCGGCAGCGCGAGAGAGTCTGGTCGACGGCATCATCATGACCACCGCAACGACCAACTCGTCACAGCTCTACGACGCATTGAAGTTGAACGTCCCGGTTGTTCTGATCAATCGCGTGGTCGAGGGCTGGCCCTGTGATCAACTCAGCAGTGACAATTATGATGGCGGGCGCCAGGTCGCTGACTACCTCGTTAAGGCTGGGCGTCGCCGTTTGGGCCTTATTGGGGGGCCTGCGGTGGCCAGCACAATCCGCGATCGCTTGGCCGGATTCCGGGATGGGCTTGCCTCTTTGGGTGTGGCCCTTGATCCGGGTTGCTGTGTCGATGCGCCAATGTTTTCACATCAAAACGGCTTCGCAGCAGCGAGCGCATTGCTTGATCTCGCCGACGCGCCGGATGCGATTTTCTGCGTCAACGACGTGCTGGCCTTGGGCGCTTGTGATGCGGCAAGGACCCGGGGACTGAATGTCCCGAACGATTTCTGGCTTGTGGGGTACGACGATATCGAGATGTCGGCGTGGCCCGCCTTCGACCTGACGACAGTCAGGCAGCCACTAACGCGTATGACGGCGGATGCCGTCTCGCTGCTTCAGGACCGCATCACCGGCGTGATGCGCGAACACTCCATCAAAGTGCTGCCTAACGACCTCATGGTGCGCGGGTCGACGGCCGGATTTCGGCCGGCAGCTTGA
- a CDS encoding FAD-dependent oxidoreductase yields the protein MAIIEETARITPVRHTADVLVVGGGAAGMAAAVAARRLGADVLLVERNGYLGGTLSMVTLGSICGLYAVTPTEVIPVVAGFASEFVERMQRLGGSKGPLRWLETASLPYDPTIAKLVGDEMASEAQLRVAFHSQAVDVVCEENRVNGVIFESRDGRWACLAKVIIDCTGNADIASLAGAEFEHDPAEIQAPTTMFRFGGVDTERTARMTRDELRRFLEEAVAAGMPLPRTAGGMFSPHPGSMHLNITRVLKDGRSPDPLNTAELTEAEMEGRRQLRLYLEAFRRFVPGYENAYIADVGAEIGVRESRRIVGDYRLTLEDVLGEARFEDSIACSAWPVEEHGAGRATRWVFLKPGTFYELPYRMMLPAYVDGLLVAGRCASATHDAHASMRVAGVCMALGEAAGVAAAQAVLAGANAPDLRKLDIGKLQAQLGKQGAIAGAHAVQSITATAEKVVS from the coding sequence ATGGCGATCATCGAAGAAACGGCTCGTATCACTCCGGTTCGTCATACCGCCGACGTGCTCGTCGTCGGCGGCGGCGCGGCGGGAATGGCAGCCGCCGTAGCAGCGCGCCGCCTCGGTGCGGATGTGCTCCTCGTCGAGCGCAATGGCTATCTGGGGGGCACGCTCTCCATGGTAACTCTCGGCAGCATCTGCGGCCTCTACGCCGTAACCCCGACGGAGGTGATCCCCGTAGTTGCGGGCTTCGCGAGTGAGTTTGTCGAGCGGATGCAACGCCTTGGCGGTTCAAAGGGGCCGCTTCGTTGGCTGGAAACGGCGTCTCTTCCGTATGATCCGACAATAGCGAAACTCGTCGGCGATGAGATGGCGAGCGAGGCGCAGCTCCGTGTCGCTTTCCACTCTCAAGCGGTAGACGTCGTCTGCGAGGAAAACCGCGTCAACGGCGTCATTTTTGAATCCCGCGACGGACGATGGGCCTGCCTTGCGAAGGTAATCATCGACTGTACCGGCAACGCCGACATCGCGTCTCTCGCGGGGGCCGAATTCGAGCACGACCCCGCAGAAATCCAGGCACCCACAACTATGTTCAGGTTTGGCGGTGTCGATACAGAGCGGACCGCGCGGATGACGCGTGATGAGCTGCGGCGTTTCTTGGAGGAGGCTGTGGCGGCTGGGATGCCGTTACCGCGTACGGCGGGAGGCATGTTCTCACCTCACCCCGGTTCCATGCACCTCAACATCACACGTGTGCTGAAAGACGGTCGTTCGCCTGATCCCCTCAATACGGCAGAGCTGACCGAGGCAGAGATGGAAGGCCGGCGTCAGCTGCGCCTTTATTTGGAGGCATTCCGTCGCTTCGTGCCGGGATACGAGAATGCGTACATCGCGGATGTGGGTGCCGAGATCGGTGTGCGCGAAAGCCGGCGGATTGTCGGGGACTACCGACTGACGCTGGAGGATGTTCTTGGCGAGGCGCGTTTCGAGGATTCGATCGCCTGCAGCGCCTGGCCGGTAGAGGAACATGGCGCCGGTCGGGCCACCCGCTGGGTATTCCTTAAACCGGGTACCTTCTATGAGCTGCCATATCGCATGATGCTGCCGGCGTACGTCGACGGCCTGCTGGTGGCGGGCCGGTGCGCGTCAGCAACCCATGATGCTCACGCTTCAATGCGCGTCGCCGGAGTATGCATGGCGCTCGGCGAAGCCGCAGGTGTTGCAGCAGCTCAGGCCGTCTTAGCGGGCGCGAACGCACCAGATCTCCGCAAGCTCGACATTGGCAAGCTCCAAGCCCAGCTCGGAAAGCAGGGTGCGATCGCAGGAGCTCACGCCGTCCAATCCATCACCGCGACAGCCGAAAAGGTCGTGTCATGA
- a CDS encoding dihydroxy-acid dehydratase encodes MTKKLRSNFDPGTTRWAIRRAQWRALGLSDADMLKPKIAVVNSSSELSICFSHLDEVAALVKDGIREAGGIPFEVRTSAPSDFITGAGRGGRYLMPTRDLLVNDIEVAVEGAVLDGMVCLSSCDKTAPAHMMAAARLNLPSLLVIGGYQACGRLHDEPVDIEDVFESVGELATGGTSIRHIEELCEVAVKSPGVCAGMGTANTMHIMAEAVGMTLPGSAPVAAYGTRMREMAFAAGRRIVGMVAEDLRPRDILTPGAFANAIAVGLAVSGSINMLRHLQAVAEEGGVPVDVYRLIDQLGAVVPLLCAIKPNGPGRIEDLERAGGTLSVMKRLEPILQGDAITVSGRSVRDVLADVRIEADTVVGTMDRPAAPGPSVVILRGTLAPEGAIMKLGSGKKDVFQGPCRVFESQEDALAALGRGEITGGQVIVLRGLGARGGPGVASASWFVAAVNGAHLGEDIAVITDGQLSGLNRGMTVGQVMPEAADGGPIGVVSDGDEVIIDIQARRIDLLVDAVEVERRLSALPSFRSTEKAGWLALYQDLVQPLTKGGVLRPKS; translated from the coding sequence ATGACCAAGAAACTGAGATCCAATTTCGATCCCGGTACCACCCGCTGGGCGATCCGCCGGGCGCAATGGCGGGCTCTCGGCTTGAGCGACGCCGACATGCTGAAGCCGAAGATCGCGGTGGTGAACTCGTCATCAGAGCTTTCGATTTGCTTCAGCCATCTCGATGAAGTGGCAGCCCTGGTTAAGGACGGAATTCGCGAAGCCGGCGGGATTCCTTTCGAGGTGCGCACCTCCGCTCCGAGTGATTTCATCACCGGCGCAGGACGCGGCGGACGTTATCTGATGCCGACGCGGGACCTGCTCGTTAACGACATCGAGGTTGCTGTCGAGGGTGCCGTGCTTGACGGCATGGTTTGCCTGAGCAGCTGCGACAAGACGGCGCCGGCCCATATGATGGCCGCCGCCCGCCTCAACCTTCCTTCGCTGCTCGTTATCGGAGGCTATCAGGCGTGCGGGCGTCTGCACGATGAGCCGGTCGACATTGAAGACGTGTTTGAGTCCGTAGGCGAGCTCGCAACGGGCGGCACGAGCATTCGTCATATTGAGGAACTCTGTGAAGTCGCCGTCAAAAGCCCGGGCGTGTGCGCTGGCATGGGCACAGCCAACACCATGCACATTATGGCCGAAGCGGTAGGCATGACCTTGCCGGGGAGCGCTCCCGTCGCGGCTTATGGAACGCGTATGCGAGAGATGGCCTTTGCTGCCGGGCGCCGCATCGTCGGCATGGTGGCCGAGGACTTACGACCGCGGGACATCCTCACGCCTGGTGCTTTCGCCAATGCCATTGCCGTTGGTCTGGCGGTGTCGGGCTCGATCAACATGCTGCGCCACCTCCAGGCTGTCGCTGAAGAGGGGGGGGTGCCTGTCGACGTCTATCGTCTCATTGACCAGCTTGGCGCAGTCGTCCCCCTGCTGTGTGCGATCAAGCCCAATGGGCCGGGACGCATTGAGGATCTCGAGCGTGCAGGCGGCACGCTATCGGTCATGAAGCGGCTCGAGCCTATTTTGCAGGGTGATGCCATCACCGTCTCCGGTCGTTCGGTCCGCGACGTTCTGGCGGACGTGAGGATAGAGGCTGACACCGTGGTCGGAACGATGGATCGCCCGGCGGCGCCCGGACCGTCAGTGGTTATCCTGCGCGGTACTCTCGCGCCGGAAGGCGCGATTATGAAACTCGGCAGTGGCAAGAAGGACGTTTTCCAGGGCCCGTGTCGTGTTTTCGAGTCTCAGGAGGACGCGCTTGCCGCGCTTGGGCGTGGCGAGATCACCGGAGGCCAGGTGATCGTTTTGCGTGGGCTAGGAGCACGCGGGGGGCCTGGCGTCGCCTCGGCCTCGTGGTTCGTCGCCGCCGTGAATGGGGCGCATCTCGGAGAGGATATCGCAGTGATCACGGACGGACAGCTCTCCGGTCTCAACCGCGGAATGACCGTCGGACAGGTCATGCCCGAAGCCGCAGATGGTGGCCCGATCGGCGTGGTCAGTGATGGGGATGAGGTCATCATCGACATCCAGGCGCGTCGCATCGATCTGCTCGTCGATGCAGTCGAGGTCGAGCGCCGCCTTTCGGCCCTGCCGAGCTTTCGCTCGACAGAAAAAGCCGGCTGGCTCGCGCTGTACCAGGACCTTGTCCAGCCGCTCACGAAGGGTGGCGTGCTCAGACCGAAATCCTGA